From Spirosoma aerolatum, one genomic window encodes:
- a CDS encoding glycoside hydrolase family 43 protein: MNYLSASSLSLLVLVALSAGAQPVPPKPTAVETPYVSKVWVSDLGNGMYKNPVLNADYSDPDACRVGDDYYMVASSFDAIPGLPILHSKDLVSWSLIGHALKRQPPFPHFEKTQHGNGVWAPAIRYHNREFYIYYPDPDFGIYLTKATNPAGPWSEPELVEGGKGLIDPCPLWDDNGQVYLVHGWAGSRAGIKSIITIKKLNDEGTRVIDEGVIVYDGHETDPTIEGPKLYKRNGYYYIFAPAGGVPTGWQLVLRSKAIYGPYERKVVMDQGKSPINGPHQGAWVDTKPINGKPGEDWFLHFQDKEAYGRVVHLQPMKWVADWPVIGVDADGDGKGEPVLTYKKPAVGKGYPIVTPPESDEFNATRLGRQWQWQANPKGTWHTTSNQGFLRLYSYKVPDETKNNWDVPNLLLQKFPAERFMVTTKLTFKPNPKLENERTGLIIMGQSYANLVLRSSKDGLGLVYGVCKKASEGKPEEETVLSRINQHTPVYFRVAVTDGATCQFSYSLDGKSFTKAGDPFQAEVGRWIGAKMGIFCTRTSQSNDSGYADFDWFRVEPVPGGSNF, translated from the coding sequence ATGAACTATTTGTCAGCCAGTAGCTTAAGCTTACTGGTACTGGTTGCCCTGTCGGCTGGCGCTCAGCCGGTACCGCCAAAGCCGACGGCCGTCGAAACACCTTACGTATCGAAGGTCTGGGTATCGGATTTGGGAAATGGAATGTATAAAAACCCGGTTCTGAACGCCGATTACTCGGACCCGGATGCCTGTCGGGTGGGCGATGATTATTATATGGTGGCTTCCAGCTTCGATGCTATTCCCGGTTTGCCCATTCTGCATTCGAAGGATCTGGTTAGCTGGAGCTTGATTGGCCATGCGCTAAAACGTCAGCCACCATTTCCGCATTTCGAGAAAACTCAGCACGGCAATGGCGTGTGGGCTCCGGCTATTCGATACCATAACAGGGAATTTTACATCTACTACCCCGATCCTGATTTTGGTATCTACCTCACCAAAGCGACTAATCCGGCAGGGCCCTGGTCGGAGCCGGAACTGGTGGAGGGGGGCAAAGGACTGATTGATCCCTGCCCACTCTGGGACGATAACGGCCAAGTGTATCTGGTACATGGCTGGGCGGGTAGCCGGGCGGGTATCAAGAGCATTATTACCATCAAGAAACTGAATGACGAAGGAACCAGGGTTATAGACGAGGGTGTCATTGTGTACGACGGCCACGAAACCGACCCAACCATCGAAGGCCCGAAACTGTATAAACGGAATGGTTATTACTACATCTTTGCTCCGGCGGGTGGGGTACCAACTGGCTGGCAGCTGGTGCTACGGTCGAAGGCTATCTACGGACCTTATGAGCGGAAGGTGGTTATGGATCAGGGGAAAAGTCCGATTAACGGTCCGCATCAGGGTGCGTGGGTCGATACCAAACCGATCAACGGTAAACCGGGCGAGGACTGGTTTCTGCATTTTCAGGATAAGGAAGCCTATGGCCGGGTTGTTCACCTTCAACCGATGAAGTGGGTTGCCGACTGGCCAGTCATTGGTGTCGATGCCGACGGCGATGGGAAAGGCGAACCCGTTCTAACCTATAAAAAACCGGCCGTAGGCAAGGGGTATCCGATTGTTACGCCACCCGAGTCAGATGAGTTTAATGCTACCAGGTTAGGAAGGCAATGGCAGTGGCAGGCGAATCCGAAAGGAACATGGCACACGACGAGCAATCAGGGATTTCTGCGGCTCTACTCGTATAAAGTGCCAGACGAAACGAAAAACAACTGGGATGTCCCGAATCTGTTGCTTCAGAAATTTCCGGCTGAACGGTTTATGGTGACGACAAAGCTGACCTTCAAACCCAACCCGAAGCTGGAAAACGAACGAACCGGGCTGATTATCATGGGGCAGAGTTATGCCAACCTGGTGTTGCGAAGTAGTAAAGATGGGCTGGGACTTGTCTATGGCGTTTGTAAAAAGGCATCAGAGGGGAAACCTGAAGAGGAGACCGTTCTCTCACGTATTAATCAGCATACACCCGTTTATTTCCGGGTTGCAGTAACGGATGGCGCAACATGCCAGTTCAGTTACAGTCTTGATGGGAAGAGCTTTACGAAAGCAGGAGATCCTTTTCAGGCAGAAGTAGGCCGCTGGATTGGTGCCAAAATGGGCATTTTCTGTACTCGAACGAGCCAGAGTAACGACTCAGGGTATGCCGATTTCGACTGGTTCCGGGTTGAGCCGGTGCCGGGTGGCAGTAACTTTTAG
- a CDS encoding NHL repeat-containing protein codes for MSRQIMISIFFAFCLSVLNALAQPSSGSYPARQMLLRDEGRSKLNYIDLAHPERNYYVSVPAGRDLQLIGQGRVMLGTGKGYEERDIKTGNKVAELTTYDGTIAARRLRNGHVMLVGLNWQGKKGIVLLELDATQTVQRTINYPDFNYVRLIRETVDGNFLITSNDRVFEGKPDGSIVWQAQLTKQDKAQHAWQAQRLGNGQTLVSGGYSANFQRFDRKGAFVDSVGGPPIVNPHFFAGFQILKNGNWVVANWQGHGPDHGGSGTQILEYTPAGKLVWSWKQDAKQQSSIQGVLVLDGLDLNRPHVEDAQGKLVPN; via the coding sequence ATGAGCAGACAAATAATGATCAGCATCTTTTTTGCCTTTTGCCTATCCGTTTTGAATGCATTGGCACAGCCTTCTTCGGGTAGTTATCCAGCCCGACAGATGCTGTTGCGCGATGAAGGCCGCTCCAAACTGAATTACATTGATCTGGCACATCCCGAACGAAATTATTACGTGTCGGTTCCGGCGGGAAGGGATCTGCAACTGATCGGGCAGGGGCGGGTAATGCTGGGCACGGGCAAAGGCTATGAAGAGCGCGACATCAAAACAGGTAATAAAGTGGCTGAGCTCACCACGTACGATGGCACCATTGCCGCCCGGCGTTTACGCAATGGCCATGTGATGCTCGTTGGATTGAACTGGCAGGGTAAAAAAGGAATCGTTCTGCTCGAACTGGATGCTACGCAGACGGTTCAACGAACGATCAATTACCCCGACTTCAATTATGTTCGGCTGATCCGCGAAACGGTCGATGGAAATTTTCTGATTACGTCCAACGACCGCGTATTTGAAGGTAAACCCGACGGCTCTATTGTGTGGCAGGCTCAACTGACCAAACAGGACAAAGCTCAACATGCCTGGCAGGCCCAGCGATTGGGTAATGGACAAACGTTGGTGAGTGGTGGGTATTCGGCCAATTTTCAGCGATTCGACAGGAAAGGGGCGTTTGTGGATAGTGTCGGCGGCCCACCCATCGTAAATCCACATTTTTTCGCTGGCTTTCAGATTCTGAAAAATGGTAACTGGGTAGTCGCGAACTGGCAGGGGCACGGGCCCGATCATGGCGGTAGTGGTACGCAGATTCTGGAATACACCCCGGCTGGTAAACTGGTCTGGTCGTGGAAGCAGGACGCTAAGCAACAATCGTCCATTCAGGGGGTACTGGTGTTGGATGGGCTCGATCTGAACCGCCCACATGTGGAAGATGCCCAGGGGAAACTTGTTCCGAATTGA
- a CDS encoding MFS transporter, whose protein sequence is MIVTQRIPTEGVIRARRATQLIFLVCGLGMASWAPMVPFAKDRLGLNDASLGLFLLLLGAGSMLMMPTSGWLVSRLGSRLVMACAALVMALSLPLLLILSSIPSMAITLFIFGASIGTIDVAMNTHGVQVQNLYGKPIMSSLHGLFSVGGLFGSLGLGVLIKLGLNPMYAIICIALLMILITLTQYKNLFPADTERQIMDDFSTTTEEPAEGKRSVSWLHGSVLFLGFLCFAVFLAEGSILDWSAIFLRDVKGINVELAGVGYASFSIAMALMRLVGDKLVLRLNSKTVVVGGSLVGAVGLLIAILSPWVWGGLVGFVLLGLGVANIVPIFFSAAGRLPGISPTVSLPAITTIGYTGLLAGPALLGFIAYHFSLSMALGFTALLLFVVALVYKLKGNPS, encoded by the coding sequence ATGATTGTAACTCAACGAATACCAACTGAAGGTGTAATAAGAGCCCGAAGAGCGACTCAGTTGATATTTTTAGTCTGTGGTCTGGGCATGGCTAGTTGGGCACCCATGGTTCCCTTTGCCAAAGATCGGTTAGGGTTAAATGATGCCAGTCTGGGTTTGTTTTTGTTACTGTTGGGGGCTGGTTCTATGCTGATGATGCCGACGTCCGGCTGGCTGGTGAGCCGTTTGGGGAGTCGGCTTGTTATGGCTTGTGCTGCATTGGTAATGGCACTTAGCCTTCCATTGCTGTTAATCCTTTCCTCCATACCGAGTATGGCCATAACGCTGTTCATATTCGGGGCTTCCATTGGCACAATCGACGTGGCTATGAATACCCACGGCGTACAGGTGCAGAACCTATATGGCAAACCGATCATGTCATCTTTACACGGTCTGTTCAGTGTAGGTGGCCTTTTCGGTTCCCTAGGCCTGGGCGTATTGATTAAGCTGGGTCTCAATCCCATGTATGCGATCATCTGTATTGCCTTGTTGATGATACTGATTACGTTAACCCAGTACAAGAATTTATTTCCTGCCGATACTGAACGACAGATTATGGATGACTTTTCTACGACGACTGAGGAGCCGGCCGAAGGTAAGCGATCGGTCAGTTGGTTGCATGGCAGCGTATTATTCCTGGGATTCCTGTGCTTCGCTGTTTTTTTAGCCGAAGGCTCAATTCTTGACTGGAGTGCCATCTTTCTGCGGGATGTCAAAGGAATAAACGTAGAGCTTGCCGGCGTGGGCTACGCATCCTTTTCGATTGCTATGGCCCTGATGCGGTTAGTGGGCGATAAACTGGTGCTGCGTCTGAATAGTAAAACGGTGGTTGTAGGGGGCAGTCTGGTGGGGGCTGTTGGTTTGTTAATTGCTATTCTCAGCCCCTGGGTTTGGGGAGGGTTGGTGGGTTTTGTCCTGTTGGGTTTGGGGGTCGCCAATATTGTACCGATATTCTTCAGTGCGGCTGGCCGATTACCCGGCATTTCACCAACCGTAAGTCTCCCCGCTATCACGACCATCGGTTATACGGGTCTCTTAGCGGGACCTGCTTTACTGGGTTTCATTGCCTACCATTTTTCCCTTTCTATGGCTCTAGGCTTCACTGCGCTGCTCCTGTTTGTAGTGGCTCTGGTTTATAAACTAAAAGGGAACCCCAGCTAG
- a CDS encoding outer membrane beta-barrel protein, whose amino-acid sequence MKTLTFLLFMVGVAPAFAQSKWALSVHLAPIYTHSDSKITLGGGLNQPPPVSEFVIESNGLSYSLGVSARYAFSPKWSITTGIWASHVATSKTDVVQDGTPYTIRYTYNHPFSNFYSTPLLINYQVLTKRLSPYISLGTTFSFRGKSYVDLTGNGEYTAVKIGKPVVVTPLVGVGVLYNLTEHMALIAQPTIQYNLESHSGYDYYHAYSLSLQAQLMYRF is encoded by the coding sequence ATGAAAACACTGACTTTTTTACTGTTCATGGTGGGCGTAGCGCCTGCTTTTGCCCAAAGCAAATGGGCCTTGTCGGTCCATCTGGCACCTATATATACGCATAGTGATTCAAAAATAACGCTCGGAGGAGGGCTTAATCAGCCACCACCAGTATCAGAGTTCGTTATTGAGTCCAATGGACTAAGCTACTCATTGGGTGTTTCGGCCCGGTATGCCTTCTCGCCCAAATGGTCTATAACGACAGGTATCTGGGCTTCCCATGTTGCTACTAGTAAAACAGACGTTGTGCAGGATGGAACCCCCTATACGATCCGGTATACATACAATCATCCATTTTCGAATTTCTATAGTACCCCTTTGCTGATTAATTATCAGGTATTGACCAAACGACTCTCACCGTATATTTCACTCGGAACTACATTCAGCTTTAGAGGGAAGAGCTATGTTGATTTAACGGGTAATGGAGAATATACAGCCGTAAAAATTGGCAAACCTGTCGTGGTTACTCCCTTGGTAGGGGTAGGCGTCTTGTATAATCTTACGGAGCACATGGCCTTGATCGCGCAGCCTACAATTCAATATAATCTGGAATCGCATTCGGGTTATGACTACTATCATGCGTACTCATTGAGTTTGCAGGCGCAGTTGATGTACCGATTCTGA
- a CDS encoding ATP-binding cassette domain-containing protein: protein MRMSGKSHSSVTTLEVDGVWLEYANHRILQNVYLRVDKGQLVGLLGRNGCGKSSLLEIIYGIRASQNSSVRIDGTYMGKLYQHRGILAYLPQKQFVPGHLTARQAFHLYQSDQTEARTYFPELTGLLSYRFEDLSSGQQRLVEIIMVLSCPAPLLILDEPFSNVMPLHVETLKTWLIDLKTRKGILMTDHSYQDVLAISDRLYLLNMNGRTIPLDHPIQQLRDFGYIR, encoded by the coding sequence ATGCGTATGTCTGGCAAGTCTCATTCTTCAGTAACCACATTAGAAGTCGATGGCGTCTGGCTAGAGTACGCTAATCACCGTATCCTACAGAACGTCTATCTGCGTGTCGACAAAGGGCAGTTAGTGGGATTGCTGGGTCGTAATGGTTGTGGGAAATCGTCGCTGCTGGAGATCATTTATGGGATCAGGGCTTCGCAAAACAGTTCCGTTCGTATTGATGGTACCTATATGGGTAAACTGTACCAGCACCGAGGCATACTGGCTTATTTACCTCAAAAGCAATTTGTTCCAGGCCATTTGACCGCCCGGCAAGCCTTCCATCTTTATCAATCTGACCAAACAGAAGCGCGTACTTACTTTCCTGAATTGACCGGGTTGTTATCCTACCGATTTGAGGACCTTTCGAGTGGTCAACAACGTCTAGTAGAAATCATCATGGTACTTTCCTGCCCAGCGCCCTTGCTCATTCTCGACGAACCGTTTTCAAACGTGATGCCTTTGCATGTCGAAACGCTAAAGACCTGGCTTATTGACCTAAAAACCCGCAAGGGCATTCTGATGACAGACCATTCTTATCAGGACGTATTAGCAATCAGTGATCGACTATACCTTTTAAACATGAACGGCCGCACCATTCCGCTTGATCACCCTATACAACAACTAAGGGACTTCGGCTATATACGCTAG
- a CDS encoding M28 family peptidase — MTSHQLTLAAGLILLPGLCLAQEKFANTITAADLEKNLRVLAADDMEGRETGTRGQRKAAEYIASQFAAEGLKPIVKTEDGKMGYQQPFTLYRKTWGDFYVNAGGKRFENQKDFIPNGLLYLPSETTYETIFVGYGIGESSYDDYAGRNVSGKAVVMLDDEPKTADGKKLISGSSESSKWGGANGWRAKSLLAKDKGAAQVFIVSTDSPEAFKQLMAQRGAMQGRMNRLMLKPGAENVSSVGVFLITTDMASALLNTTTATLNQTTEQLAQAAKPVASSLAGTIRMKADRVEEKTQSSNVLGFLEGTDKKDEVLVVSSHYDHIGISPDGQINNGANDDGSGTVSVLEIAQAFAKAKTAGKGPRRSILFLTVSGEEKGLLGSQYYADMSPVLPLDKTVADLNIDMVGRVDDLHEGKSSNYIYVIGSDKLSSDLHKISEETNKKYIGMELDYKYNDPQDPQRIYYRSDHYNFAKHQIPIIFYFNGLHPDYHKPTDDIEKIDFKLAEKSARLVFYTAWDIANRDQRLVVDSNKQ; from the coding sequence ATGACCTCTCATCAACTTACCCTGGCAGCTGGTCTGATTTTGCTGCCTGGCCTTTGTTTGGCCCAGGAAAAATTCGCCAATACGATTACGGCTGCTGATCTCGAAAAAAATCTTCGCGTGCTAGCGGCCGACGATATGGAAGGGCGCGAAACAGGCACGCGTGGGCAGCGGAAAGCCGCCGAATACATTGCCAGCCAGTTTGCCGCAGAAGGCCTTAAGCCAATTGTAAAAACCGAAGATGGCAAAATGGGCTATCAGCAACCCTTTACGCTGTACCGAAAAACGTGGGGCGACTTTTATGTGAACGCGGGTGGCAAACGCTTTGAAAACCAGAAAGATTTTATCCCCAATGGGCTGCTTTACCTGCCCAGCGAAACTACTTACGAAACCATTTTTGTCGGCTACGGCATTGGCGAGTCTAGTTACGACGATTATGCCGGACGCAACGTTTCGGGCAAAGCTGTGGTGATGCTGGACGATGAGCCGAAAACGGCCGACGGTAAGAAACTGATTAGTGGCTCGTCCGAATCGTCTAAATGGGGTGGTGCAAATGGCTGGCGAGCTAAAAGTTTGCTGGCCAAAGACAAAGGAGCTGCTCAGGTGTTTATCGTTTCGACCGATTCGCCCGAAGCGTTCAAACAACTTATGGCGCAACGGGGTGCTATGCAGGGTCGTATGAATCGGCTAATGCTGAAACCAGGAGCCGAAAATGTAAGCTCCGTTGGCGTTTTTCTGATTACGACCGATATGGCGTCGGCGTTGCTCAACACAACTACAGCTACGCTCAATCAAACGACTGAACAACTGGCCCAGGCAGCCAAGCCTGTTGCGTCCTCGCTCGCCGGAACGATTCGTATGAAAGCCGACCGCGTAGAAGAAAAAACGCAGTCGTCGAATGTGCTGGGCTTCCTGGAAGGGACTGACAAAAAAGACGAAGTACTTGTGGTTTCTTCTCATTATGACCACATTGGCATCAGCCCTGATGGACAGATCAACAACGGTGCCAACGACGATGGATCGGGTACGGTATCGGTGCTGGAGATTGCTCAGGCATTTGCCAAAGCCAAAACCGCTGGAAAAGGTCCTCGTCGGTCAATTCTATTCCTGACAGTTTCGGGCGAAGAAAAAGGCTTGTTAGGTTCGCAATACTATGCCGATATGAGCCCGGTATTACCCCTTGATAAGACTGTTGCGGATCTGAACATCGATATGGTAGGTCGGGTCGATGATCTGCATGAGGGAAAATCGTCGAATTATATCTACGTGATTGGCTCCGACAAACTTTCGTCAGACCTGCACAAGATCAGCGAAGAGACCAACAAGAAGTACATCGGCATGGAACTCGATTATAAATACAACGATCCGCAGGACCCCCAGCGTATTTATTATCGTTCTGACCACTACAACTTCGCCAAACACCAGATTCCCATTATTTTCTATTTCAACGGTTTGCACCCTGACTACCATAAACCGACCGACGACATCGAAAAGATTGATTTCAAGCTAGCCGAAAAATCGGCCCGGCTGGTTTTTTACACCGCCTGGGACATCGCCAACCGCGACCAGCGACTCGTCGTAGACAGCAATAAACAATAA
- a CDS encoding lysylphosphatidylglycerol synthase transmembrane domain-containing protein, whose translation MNTSLIRQVLPIALAIGLLWYVLKDVPLVELASQFKQADYRWLAVVSLCIGLYHLTRAARWQLTLQAMGYRPSLFRTTVALLAGTMASMIIPGAGELTRCGTLQRTDGVPITKGLGSVVGERVIDLLMLGVLVGLTFFIELKRVGQFLTDLLNPILTRITSGGQSEIVLIGFAGICLLGAALAYWLFRQQAFRQNPFVKRIATIVLNIGQGIIAIKNLKSPGLFVGLTLANYVLAFLSTYFLLLASVETVDLPPASALTILTVSSLGGLAVPTQGGLGTYHFLVSRVLVLYGMTLTKGVVVATFLHAVQMGFSLVLSSLSFLIIPILLTHRPPKEAESLVK comes from the coding sequence ATGAATACATCGCTTATCAGGCAAGTGCTTCCCATTGCCCTGGCTATTGGCTTACTGTGGTATGTACTAAAAGATGTGCCTTTGGTCGAACTGGCTTCTCAATTCAAACAGGCCGATTACAGATGGCTAGCCGTGGTGAGCTTGTGTATTGGTCTTTATCACCTGACCCGCGCTGCCCGATGGCAACTTACCTTACAGGCAATGGGTTACCGTCCTTCGCTGTTTCGTACTACAGTTGCGCTGCTAGCTGGCACAATGGCCAGCATGATCATTCCCGGAGCCGGTGAGCTTACGCGTTGCGGCACACTACAGCGAACAGACGGGGTGCCCATAACTAAGGGACTAGGCTCTGTGGTAGGCGAGCGGGTTATTGACCTACTCATGCTGGGCGTACTAGTCGGTCTGACATTTTTTATTGAACTGAAGCGAGTTGGACAATTTCTTACAGATTTGCTCAATCCAATACTGACCCGCATCACCTCAGGAGGCCAATCCGAGATTGTCCTTATTGGCTTTGCAGGAATCTGTCTGCTGGGAGCGGCACTTGCTTATTGGCTATTTCGCCAGCAAGCCTTCCGACAAAATCCGTTCGTAAAACGAATAGCTACCATTGTGCTCAATATAGGCCAGGGCATCATTGCTATTAAAAACCTGAAAAGCCCCGGTTTATTTGTCGGGTTGACCCTTGCCAATTATGTACTTGCTTTTCTAAGTACCTATTTCCTACTCCTTGCCTCAGTTGAAACAGTCGACCTCCCTCCAGCATCAGCTCTGACTATCCTGACGGTCAGCTCGTTAGGAGGATTAGCTGTACCAACACAGGGTGGCTTGGGAACCTACCATTTTTTGGTTAGCCGGGTGCTGGTTTTGTATGGTATGACGTTGACCAAAGGGGTTGTTGTCGCCACGTTCCTACATGCAGTTCAGATGGGTTTTTCATTAGTATTAAGCAGTCTGAGTTTTCTGATTATTCCTATTCTGCTTACCCACCGCCCTCCGAAAGAAGCGGAGAGTCTTGTGAAGTGA